Proteins found in one Anabas testudineus chromosome 1, fAnaTes1.2, whole genome shotgun sequence genomic segment:
- the ednraa gene encoding endothelin receptor type Aa: MCSMMGSPAVHVLVLIACVLARGMCQINPAEAERESLRGFVVHSTLKPTGFYSSPSPNQGTHGAEAQAVGAGSSNGTVVKKPPPMCVHNTSISSYFKYINTIISITVFVVGLVGNITLLSIIYQNKCMRNGPNALIASLALGDLMYIFIDIPITVYKLLASRWPFDDSVFGRFLCKLVPFLQKASVGITVLNLCALSVDRYRAVASWSRVQGVGIPLFTVIEIVSIWVLSLLLAVPEAICFNVVNSIYKNKTIHTCMLEPKSSFMNFYVEAKDWWLFGFYFCVPLICTAVFYTLMTSEMLNHRKGSIRIALSEHLKQRREVAKAVFCLVLIFALCWFPLHLSRILKKMVYHPNDETRCELFNFLLVLNYLGMNLATINSCINPIILYFVSKKFKNCFKSCLCCWCYSDNQLSSISPMNGTSIQCKSPEPNNSMRKDSN, from the exons ATGTGTTCCATGATGGGCAGTCCAGCTGTGCATGTGTTGGTGCTAATAGCCTGCGTGTTGGCCAGAGGAATGTGCCAGATAAACCCAgctgaagcagagagagagtcTCTCCGAGGTTTTGTCGTTCACTCCACCCTCAAGCCCACGGGTTTCTACAGCAGCCCCAGCCCCAACCAGGGGACCCATGGTGCTGAGGCACAAGCTGTAGGAGCTGGCTCTTCAAATGGGACTGTTGTAAAGAAGCCACCACCAATGTGCGTCCATAACACCTCTATTAGCAGCTATTTCAAGTACATCAACACCATCATTTCTATTACAGTGTTTGTCGTCGGCCTGGTCGGCAACATCACCCTGCTCAGCATTATATATCAGAACAAGTGCATGAGGAACGGGCCCAACGCCCTCATTGCTAGCCTGGCACTGGGTGACCtcatgtacattttcattgatATTCCCATCACTGTATACAAG CTCCTGGCGTCACGCTGGCCGTTCGACGACAGCGTATTTGGCCGGTTTCTGTGTAAGCTGGTGCCCTTCCTGCAGAAAGCCTCTGTGGGCATCACTGTTCTCAACCTGTGCGCCCTCAGCGTGGACAG GTATCGCGCTGTGGCGTCGTGGAGCAGAGTGCAGGGGGTGGGCATCCCTCTGTTCACAGTCATTGAGATTGTGTCCATCTGGGTGCTGTCACTCCTATTGGCGGTGCCCGAGGCTATCTGCTTCAACGTGGTCAACTCCATCTACAAGAACAAAACTATCCACACCTGCATGCTTGAGCCAAAGTCAAGCTTTATGAAT TTCTATGTGGAAGCAAAGGACTGGTGGCTGTTTGGCTTCTACTTTTGTGTACCACTCATCTGTACTGCTGTCTTCTACACGCTGATGACCTCAGAGATGCTAAACCACAGGAAAGGCAGCATCAGGATAGCTCTCAGTGAGCACCTCAAACAG AGGAGGGAAGTGGCCAAAGCCGTCTTCTGCCTTGTCCTCATCTTTGCCCTCTGCTGGTTCCCACTGCACCTCAGCAGGATCCTTAAAAAGATGGTTTACCACCCGAATGATGAGACGCGCTGTGAGCTGTTCAA ttTTCTGCTAGTCCTGAATTATCTTGGTATGAACCTTGCAACAATTAATTCCTGCATAAACCCCATTATCCTCTACTTTGTCAGCAAGAAGTTCAAAAACTGCTTCAAG tcctgtttgtgttgttggtgCTACTCTGACAACCAGCTGAGCAGCATCAGCCCCATGAATGGCACCAGTATCCAGTGTAAGAGCCCTGAGCCCAACAACAGTATGAGGAAAGACAGCAACTGa